A single region of the Vicia villosa cultivar HV-30 ecotype Madison, WI linkage group LG4, Vvil1.0, whole genome shotgun sequence genome encodes:
- the LOC131594424 gene encoding uncharacterized protein LOC131594424, protein MRRAYSVLLHRNLAAARHGSATSIAVPNRFLQATLYGTTAGSSPSSRRWFSSVLAAVAGTTLGVGGLIAANSASQEVLAKERPPSDAIPSDVVLYQYEACPFCNKVKAFLDYYDIPYKVVEVNPLSKKEIKWSEYQKVPIIMVDGEQLNDSSAIIDKLGEKILSKKKADSTSEDDEETKWRRWVDNHLVHVLSPNIYRNTSEALESFDYITSNGNFSFMEKISVKYAGAAAMYFVSKKLKKKYNITDERAALYESAETWVDALNGREFLGGSKPNFADLAVFGVLRPIRYLRSGKDMVEHTRIGEWYTRMEIVVGEPSRIKA, encoded by the exons ATGAGAAGAGCTTACTCTGTTTTACTTCACAGAAACCTCGCCGCCGCTCGCCACGGCTCCGCCACCTCCATCGCCGTCCCTAACCGTTTTCTCCAGGCCACTCTCTACGGCACCACCGCCGGTTCATCTCCGTCAAGCCGGCGTTGGTTCTCTTCCGTCCTCGCCGCCGTCGCCGGAACGACTCTCGGTGTCGGCGGTCTTATCGCGGCTAACTCTGCCTCTCAGGAAGTGCTTGCTAAGGAACGTCCTCCGTCAGATGCTATTCCTAGCGACGTCGTTCTTTATCAGTATGAGGCTTGTCCTTTCTGCAACAAAGTGAAAG CATTTTTGGACTACTATGATATACCATACAAGGTTGTGGAGGTCAACCCTCTTAGCAAGAAAGAAATCAAGTGGTCCGAGTATCAGAAGGTGCCAATTATAATGGTAGATGGCGAGCAGCTAAATGATTCGTCAG CTATAATTGACAAGCTTGGAGAGAAGATTCTATCTAAGAAAAAGGCAGATTCAACCTCTGAGGATGATGAAGAGACAAAATGGCGGCG GTGGGTTGATAATCATTTGGTCCACGTTCTATCGCCTAATATATATAGAAATACCTCTGAAGCTCTAGAATCCTTTGACTATATCACGAGCAATG GCAATTTTAGCTTCATGGAAAAAATTTCGGTGAAGTACGCTGGTGCTGCAGCTATGTATTTTGTGTCGAAGAAGCTAAAGAAGAAATATAACATTACTGATGAGCGTGCTGCTCTTTATGAGTCAGCAGAAACATGGGTAGATGCTCTGAATGGCCGCGAGTTCCTTG GAGGGTCTAAGCCTAACTTTGCCGATTTGGCTGTCTTTGGGGTTCTAAGGCCCATACGCTATTTGAGGTCTGGTAAGGATATGGTGGAGCACACACGTATTGGTGAGTGGTACACAAGAATGGAGATCGTTGTGGGAGAGCCTTCCAGGATTAAAGCCTAA